The sequence ATTGATTTCCCACAGCAATAATAACgggtattaagtacctacagctATTATGGTGATCCACATCTCATAGATCCGCatggtaattaatttattatgacgTCAAATACATCCAGTCAATCCTTTGAAAGCAATGCAAATCGTTTGAAAGAAATATATGCCACCTTCACCTTCTTCAGATTTTCGAGAACTAAAATCTTTTTGTGCTTCAAAAACCTTGCAAAAGTTCGCCAATTCGTTTTACAAGTACACGAGTGCACGGACGTCATTATCGATGCaggatttttaaaaaatattgttaaacttGATTGGATtacatgtaatattataaaaatgaagagTTTTTTTGAAAACGTTTCTTATCGACTAATTGACtgatatgtaaaaatatttcagtgttagctaTTCCATTAATCCAGGAAGGCTACCCTTATATAGGCTTTTTATTTGGGTAAGCGGAGCTGTTTCGCGAGACGAAAGGAAAGCTAAATTATtagctaaaaaatatttatactcaCAACTTCAGCTTTCTTGTAAACGCAGCCTAAGAAACAAGGTTTGATGTTGTCAGCGTTCTGATTGTCCTTAGCAGACTTCAGCTCATCATGGCTGACTCCGTGTTCCTTGGAGCACTCTTCCACGATCGGCTTGATAGCTTCGCGGAAAGCGGCCTTTTCTTCTTCGCTTGCCTAAAGAAGATATTATGAAATTAGTATTGACTGATAAATAGAAGGACTTCCTTGCAGACAGCCGTAGAACTGGCTCAGGATCGGGTGGCCTCTTCGATCAACAACGTGGCCTGGAGATCGATGGGAAGCTAGTCGCCATAGTCACGTTCATCAGACATTAAGGATATGACCAAGAAGAATATAATATAGATAATAGAAGTGAATCTTTTACTTtagattaattatttcattaaagatagacttgttgcttttttatatttcctacctgtttacataaaaaagtattacTTCACTCaagtgaataaaataaagaaatgtaaCAAATTGCAGAGGGAAAGAAAATCAGACgaaagcttttataatatagaTCACAGCTAAAGACCCTAAAGTTCAAAAGTGGACAATATCCAAATCCATGATTGGTCTTTAAGCGTATAACTTTATACAATCAACCCTTCAatgcctgccggggctgcgggttgtttgaaagagataccgcggccctggtacataaaaggcctatgacggaacacgacggtttttagtcagtaagagtctgacactccctcaccgctgctaacccaccgcgttaggggtcatttgatgatttttgacgtcgttaaaaaaaaaacccttaaGGAGATAGAAAAGAGggttaagtaataaataaacactattgtCATTCACAATGTACGGCTTTAATAGCCTGCAGTCAAATAGGTTTTATTGCATATACTAATGAATACTtcctagatttttttaaaattgttaagttaaaaataagctttttaaaAGCCTGACCCAAAATATTAACTACAATGCACGACTTACATAAGCCTGACTCGCCGCCACAACACACAAAACTAAACAAGTGAACTTGGACATTTTGTTACCACACTTGATCCTTCGAAGCTTCAACTGTGTATGCAGTACCTTGTTACCCGACACCTATTTATATGAAACTCCTGTTGACTGGTAATTAGATACTAAGTAATTATCATTACATTATCTGCGAGCGGCTCAATGCTAAAACCGCAggaaatgtagcaaaaaatacCTCTTTGTTCGTCTACTTTATCAGTGACTCTTCATACGTGTGTCCAGTATTTGATTAATCTTTGATTTGTTTAGGAAATTTGTCGGACTTTTTTTGGAGATACTGTCGCGAATCTTTACTGAGAAATGTTATAAATCTGATCAGTTTGTTTATTGGTGAATCTCAGGAATTAGTGGTCTGattaaaaagaatatttcagtgttggatAGTCCATTTGTTAATCCGGGTGCATAAATttagttctcacgggatgcgtGTGAcatcgctggcagaagctactGCATATAATATGAGGTGGGAAAATGATAGACATGGTAAACATTTTCTTTGCTAGCTTGGATTAACTTTCAATAAAGATGGAAAAGCTTTCTCTTAAATAGAAGAATCAATGAAAAGGACTAACTGGAAGTTACTTCTAGAACGGGTAATGGCGCATCAAAAATAGCAAAAGGATTTAAATggataggtattatttaaattaagcgcatataaataacttaattatgcATTACAgtgtaaacataattattttaattatgaaaagtagtttatttataaaactcgTGGCTAATTATAAGCCGCATGGGTCAATTGGTCATaaggatgggtgaccatcttgtcatgacgaattCCTACGTGTTCCAAAACACGGTGGGTCCCGGCGGTCACTTGAAGAtctatggcagtcgttacaggaaGTCGGAAAGTCTTACTATAGGAGTCAAATATTCATTCACTCCATGTTAACTATGTATGGTACTTATTTCCGTCAGTTTAGATTAGAAGACGACTTCGACACAGTTTTTAGCaatagtttgacgtttcgaataAGCTTTTATAGGcgtatttgtaataaaaaaaattgagtttgagttttCAACAGGCTAGGTTGATGAGTTctagaaatataatttacatagcATTTAACCTGAGGATGCtattcaaaatatattacaGTGCGTTTCCCATTCATATGCATGAAGGAAGACTCAACTATGAAATAAACATCACAGaatctatttattattgttatctaACCCTCGGAAATTACAATATCTTAGATAGTAATATCGGACTCTAAAAAAACCGTGTACCATACCACCGCGTAGTTACCTACCAGTGTATTTTTTACTTGCATTACCTATTTGCATACTAAACTACTTGTGATTTCCCTTGTTTTTCTCTGTTCCCGTTTTTTATCTAACATCTAAAATAGAAACAAAGTAGAATCATAAAATTACCCATTAGACCACTACAAAGTTCAGTCTCAAGCTTCTAagaaaaactacaaatataCGTGTTTCCATAATATCTGCACATTATATGAAATTGTTATGaaaatatctaatattaaaacaatttgtttgtaAGGGCATATAAACAAGGACCGCTGACgttaaaagtatattaatactCTGATTCGAATCAATCTTTCATTGATAATAAGAATCACAATTGGTTTCAATAAGTTGTGTACTTAATGCTTCGTTCAGTCCTAAAAGAAGTGGAcaaatattgaagttttaatgTTTCAAATCTACACAAAAgttcacttgtttttttttaatcttgacGTCTACCACAACCACTCACGGTCAACTAGGACATGGCTTAGCTATTCTAACTCAGCCTCTCTTTCAGTATGCAACTATCTTTATGAGAATCAAGACATAAAAACAAAGTCCAGTTACTAAGTGCAATTGTAACCGGTTACTTTGTCGTATTAATGTGAATCTTAATCACGATCAGTTATCTATTGGCAACTGTCACAATGCTGATTCACGTGCACGCATCCATTGACGTCACGTGAATTAACCACGTAAATCGACGGCGttcaccatctgcctagccttttcctaactttgttgaggtcagcttccagaTAAACCAGATGCATTTGATTACTAGTGTCTTACATATTTCGCGCTTCCTATCTGACCTTCCCAATCCTTACCTGAGCAATCCAACACTCCTTGGTAATACTGGTTGTCATAATTCTGGCATTTGAGTACCCAAAACGagtgctaaagatgttcaaattacagTGGACCGGACCCACAAATGAAACTTTGCTTCCAAAACTCCTCTTCATTACCCACAAGCTCCTCGACGACAGGTCAATCCCTCGATGCctttatccaaactaatattataaatgcgaaagtaactctgtctgtctgtctgtctgtctttctgtctgtctgtctgtcttttcttcacgcctaaactactgaaccgatttgtgtgaaatttggtacagacatagtttgaaacttgagaaaggtcataggatagtttttattacaaaaaaaaataaaaataaaattattccggacatatagcgccatctattggtcaaatcaaaaatctgctggtagtcactattccacgcgaacgaagttgcgggcaaaagctagttaaaaataaaataatttattatttaaaataatttatttttctgaaacATCAATTACCaactataggtacttagttgCCAATTTCAATTGCATACTGATGGCCAAAATCTAAAGAAGTCCCAAAATGActttaccacaaaaaaaaaggtaattgGATTTATTTCGATTACTCAACAGTTACCGCCTAAGTATCATTATTCATATCGCCTAGTGATTTACATATTTGCTGCTTCATGAAATGACTTCCAGTAGCATTTTAGCAGGCGCGGCGTTTCAACTATTTAGTGAGTTGCCTAACTTCATCTAATACTTCAAAACGGGGCATTTTCTGGTGTAAAATCATCAGATGAAACCTCGTGGGTGCAGCGTggggaagtgtcagactcttactgactaaaacctgcCATGTTCTCTAACGTAATCCatgaaaaaactgttttaataacAAATCCCGGGGATTTCCCATAAAAGAACTATAGTTGTTAGTTGGATTTATTTAGatccaacaaaaacaaaaccggGAAACGCAATTCATCGTGACATTGCATCTCAGTTGTTATACAAACCGTTTAGATTGAtatatgatgtcctcctagccgattatcggctatggcggctgttctcatgtaaggagattagccaactacgcaggacatattatagtgcacgagtatttgcgcagacacaggtgcactcactattccttctctctcataacccgatgggacggcaatccgacacgaccggtaagagatcaggcgcaggaccgacatttacgtgctctccgatgcacgggtgtatcaatcaccagcttccagactccgggctgctttgtgaaagtcttctaaaacccacaaagcgatttcggcccgactcgggaatcgaacccgagacctcgtgctcagcagccgcacttgcgacagctagaccaacgaggcagctTAGGTTACGATCAACGAGGCAACGAGGTTTAGATTAGTATCTAGaggaaaaaatagttttatataaattgtaccTAACTACTTCGCACTTGTATACATATGCCTAAGTAAGTCTGCGAAGCTGGATTTCATGTATGGTTGGATAAAGGTAAGGCAAATCGTGGTATATAACTTTAAGAGATAGGTATTTAAGTACTTCAGAGTAGGGATAAATAATACTTGTATCctaatatttctaatttatctTTGTGAAAATACTTTCCTACTtaatacttttacttttacttaataCTTTAGTTAATACTAACTAAATGATGATGTCCACGAGATAAACATATATATACCTACTCTTATTATACCTGTCTatataagaatataatttacaaaGGTGACGCATTCTAGCATAACAATTACATATAGTGACAGATTAAGATTTCTCAGGCTTCAGTGACTGACTAAAGggttattataatgttaaacaTGTTACAAGTTAAATGGCACGTGTAACAGAAACTAATTGATtcctgtttttaatattaacctGATAACTAATTCCACACTTTGACCAAATACTCATACAAATGTGTTACGGATCCAGTGAATTGAGAATTACAAACGTTGGTGCGAGTACGTGCCAAATATTATTTCGCCATTTGGTAAAAGTTGTGTAGACGTGTTGGGGTCAGGACGAAGTCCAATTTATGTAGCTAACATTCTAAgccttttttccttttattgACAAAATGTGTAACCCTTCGAAATTGGTCACGTGAAGATTGAACCTATTGACCCCAGCTAGAATAAAGGTAGTATAAATACAAGTGGTACATGTGTACAGCAAAAGggacttcaataaaaaaatatatattaggtaaCAGATTTATTGCATTAAAACGTAACAAAAGGAATCTTGAAACAAATCTAGTACAAACGCGTGGCAATTGTAGTCCGAACAGCTTAGATGAggatctgtaaataaacagaaatataaatcaaacatactacaaaaaaaatcttacctaaGAAGACTcttgtaattaaaattgttgtaaatTCTGACTTATCATAATTGATTTATGATGTAAGGATGACTCATATTcgaataattatatatttttatactaatatattCCTCACACTTTGTCAAAATTTCATCTGGTCCCAAACCTAGCATAGAAGTTTGCTAGGCATATTTAGTAACGGAACATCGAAACTGCTTTTTTTTCCTGAAGGGTAGAAAGGTACAATTGAggctctgtttttttttacacaattttcaAAGAGACTTCATAGACttttttcttaataacttaCGCTAGTCTTGTGTTCCAACAAGCAAACAGCCAGATGCACTCCCTTCTCACAGCCAGCCGCATCACTCACGGGCTTATCCTTAACTGTAGTacaaaaaatgaatttatttaataactcaCAAATTCAATAATGGAGCTAAAATTGCACCACGTAAATAATAAtctgatgttttatttaatagctaCATATAAGGGTTTTTTCTAATCTTATATTGTATGTAGCTTAACAATCTTAATTTAGCTTGAAAAGTAGCCTGGCTTGTTTTTATCCCGATGCCTGGAGTACTTCCCTTGAGACGTGAAGCTAACAATTTGAAGTGCGTTCCATTCTTTGTAAGAatcaaaacaagaaataaatatcaGTCTGATTTAAGAAGAGTGTGTTATGGTCAAAACTTACTTTTGGAACAATCATTGAAGGCGTGTTCTAAGTTCTTGTATTGATCGTTGTCCTTCACAATCTGCCTCAGGTTTTTCAGACCGGTGGCCGCGTCGTATTCTCCTTTAGCATCAAACTGTTGAAACAAAAAGTATGTACATTACCATTTCCCAATAATGTCATCAAAACAAACTGATGAGATCTCAACTTATTAAATGAAACTGCAGTGAAGATTGCCGttcatcataattataaaaagttggTTATGAATTCTTCTATACACTCCCATAAAGAAGTGATGAAACAAATAACTCTTCATACATACAcgtttttaaataatcttacTTTTAGACTAGGTATCAAATGACTTGAAAATTCCATATTACGCCAAACtgactacatacctacatatggaAATTACGATACCCATGTTCACCAGAGGACGGCAAAAGAccgaaataataataactagctAATTCCAGACTTACAATTCCAGCATTCTGGAACACGCAGAATAGGAAGCAAGGGTTGATGCCATCGGAGCTGCCTTTGGCCTTGGCCGCTTGGATGTCAGCGTCAGTCACGCCATGCTCCTTGGAGCACTTCTCTATGACTGGCTTCAGAGATTCGCTCAGAGACTCGCCGCTGGCAACCTGGAATAAGATTATTTGTGCTTTTAATTAAgtgctcattttttttttttgtttacgatTGCCAATAAAAATTCAACAGAAAAATGATTTCTATCTAGTTTATCtgttaaaggttttttttttatataacattgAGAATCATCAATTTAACAAATCCAGTCCATTATAACGATTGACTATCGGCTCTATTCGGTATCTACATGTAATATCTACCCATCAATCAATAACGGTACCATATAATCAAAAACATCACTAATATGGTGATCTATTTTCACATATAAAAATCAAAAGCTTTTTCAAAATCTACTTACACTGATGAAGGTTGCAGCCACCGCGCACAAAACGAGACCAGAAAACTTAGACATGATGCACTCTTCAGTTCAGATCTCCTGTTCCTTAGAAGCTCCAAATATTAATACTAAAATCTTAAATGAGCCagctatttatattaaaagcatGTCCTTTAAAAATGCCAgatcattattaatatttaatcttaatatttCGATGAGTGCAACAAAAACTTAGCAAAAAATTAGAAGCagcttttattcaatt is a genomic window of Helicoverpa armigera isolate CAAS_96S chromosome 16, ASM3070526v1, whole genome shotgun sequence containing:
- the LOC110379339 gene encoding uncharacterized protein LOC110379339, which gives rise to MSKFTCLVLCVVAASQAYASEEEKAAFREAIKPIVEECSKEHGVSHDELKSAKDNQNADNIKPCFLGCVYKKAEVFNSKGEYDVDKALEKLKKFVSNDEAYAKFAEVGKKCASVNDKAVSDGDAGCERGALLTACFLEHKAEVPL
- the LOC110379351 gene encoding uncharacterized protein LOC110379351; this translates as MSKFSGLVLCAVAATFISVASGESLSESLKPVIEKCSKEHGVTDADIQAAKAKGSSDGINPCFLFCVFQNAGIFDAKGEYDAATGLKNLRQIVKDNDQYKNLEHAFNDCSKIKDKPVSDAAGCEKGVHLAVCLLEHKTSILI